In Dyadobacter sp. NIV53, a single window of DNA contains:
- a CDS encoding gliding motility-associated C-terminal domain-containing protein — MKNILLKTFILLTWLITGNQVKANHIVGGELRMKSVGSGKFEISLIQYWDKKNLIIPTPTVGGNRDPDAELYIYSKRNNMLMDLLTVTYNSTSQIEYQNKACATSRSLETLTGIYTGTISLQSGRYNDPEGYYIVWERCCRNDDINNIVNPGENGMVFYLEFPPLTVVNTSPVFQAPNGQYICINRDFTMNMSATDEDGDELRYTLVTPMRGNTSPDDPIGNDSRKNGYPLVTWINGVSLNNVISGSQPLRIDNDGLLKVNANRIGLYVFTIQCEELRNGKRIGLVRRDFQLLVIDCNDETPEQPVVMVDNKPVNEISFCPQNPIELKTDTSAEWSYQWQLNGLNIPGATNSTIMVSDTGNYSVVKSFSQKCSKDTASSSVHATFKTIEAVITEGKSVLCKNDSTTLLANGGLAGNDLTFSWKRNDVSIANGTSSQIKVHEAGLYELTVRDELEGCIGNDSILISNEDIIVDLPEKASIIEGSRITLSPQILPQNLSYSYQWSPPNGIIGGDPTKREIVVSPALPTDYLITVVSQNGCTGTATIMLNVIEKMHIPTAFSPNSDGVNDTFEIYNAKDQIETIEVYNRWGEVIFHSDGYEKPWNGTYKNNPVPAGSYTYVIKTTEREIRGDVLLLQ, encoded by the coding sequence ATGAAAAATATTTTGCTTAAAACGTTCATACTTCTTACCTGGCTGATAACAGGAAACCAGGTAAAAGCCAACCATATTGTTGGAGGAGAGTTGAGAATGAAATCTGTTGGATCCGGAAAATTTGAAATTTCACTCATACAATACTGGGACAAAAAAAACCTTATTATTCCCACGCCAACAGTTGGAGGAAACCGTGACCCTGATGCTGAATTATACATATATAGCAAGAGAAACAATATGTTAATGGACTTACTTACTGTTACTTACAATTCTACTTCTCAGATTGAATATCAAAATAAAGCATGTGCAACCAGCCGTTCTCTTGAAACGCTTACTGGAATTTATACCGGTACCATAAGTCTGCAATCAGGCAGGTACAATGATCCGGAAGGTTATTATATCGTATGGGAAAGATGTTGCCGCAATGATGACATCAATAATATTGTGAACCCGGGTGAAAACGGAATGGTCTTCTACCTGGAATTCCCACCATTAACTGTTGTAAATACATCTCCCGTTTTTCAAGCTCCCAATGGCCAATATATTTGTATAAACCGGGATTTTACCATGAATATGTCTGCAACGGACGAAGATGGTGACGAATTAAGATATACATTGGTTACTCCAATGCGTGGAAATACAAGTCCGGATGACCCTATTGGAAATGATTCCAGGAAAAACGGGTATCCATTAGTGACGTGGATAAATGGAGTTTCATTAAATAATGTGATATCTGGATCACAGCCTTTGAGAATTGATAATGATGGTTTATTGAAAGTCAATGCTAACCGGATTGGCCTGTATGTTTTTACAATTCAGTGTGAAGAACTCCGTAATGGCAAACGAATTGGTTTGGTGCGTCGTGACTTCCAGCTTCTTGTGATAGATTGTAATGATGAAACCCCGGAACAACCAGTGGTTATGGTTGATAATAAGCCAGTTAACGAAATATCTTTCTGCCCTCAAAATCCAATTGAGCTAAAAACTGATACTTCTGCTGAATGGTCTTATCAGTGGCAATTAAATGGTTTGAATATTCCTGGTGCAACCAATTCAACAATTATGGTGAGCGATACCGGTAATTATTCGGTTGTAAAAAGTTTTAGCCAAAAATGTTCAAAGGATACTGCATCTTCTTCGGTTCATGCAACTTTCAAAACGATAGAGGCAGTTATTACCGAAGGGAAATCGGTATTATGTAAAAATGATTCCACTACATTGCTCGCAAATGGTGGACTAGCGGGAAACGATTTAACTTTTTCCTGGAAGCGAAATGATGTTTCCATTGCTAACGGGACAAGCTCTCAGATAAAAGTGCACGAAGCTGGGCTGTATGAATTGACTGTCAGGGATGAGCTTGAAGGTTGCATTGGAAATGACTCGATTCTGATTAGTAACGAAGACATTATTGTGGATCTTCCAGAAAAAGCATCGATCATTGAGGGGTCCAGAATTACACTGTCACCGCAAATTCTTCCGCAAAATCTTTCTTACAGCTACCAATGGTCGCCACCAAATGGTATCATTGGCGGAGATCCTACAAAAAGGGAAATAGTAGTATCTCCTGCTTTGCCAACTGACTACCTCATTACGGTAGTTTCTCAAAATGGTTGTACCGGAACTGCAACCATCATGTTGAATGTCATTGAAAAAATGCATATTCCTACTGCTTTTTCTCCGAATAGTGATGGAGTTAATGATACTTTTGAAATTTATAATGCAAAAGATCAGATTGAAACGATTGAAGTATACAACCGTTGGGGAGAGGTAATCTTTCATTCTGATGGTTACGAAAAGCCATGGAACGGAACCTACAAAAATAATCCGGTACCAGCCGGAAGTTATACCTATGTAATCAAAACTACGGAAAGGGAAATTCGAGGAGATGTTTTGTTACTGCAATAG
- a CDS encoding helix-turn-helix transcriptional regulator produces the protein MKNISPSLFADEIGIQRSSISHILAGRNKPSLDIVQKIVKRFPDLGLNWILDDENFEEQLTNVEASKSIERTTKNSIKANVPEALESDKRRNLLAEPAQQNLKQPNKSVKPAKMVERIVIFYSDGTFQEFKQDSPF, from the coding sequence ATGAAAAATATTTCTCCTTCATTGTTCGCGGATGAAATAGGAATACAACGTTCAAGTATATCCCATATCCTGGCCGGAAGAAATAAGCCAAGTCTGGACATTGTTCAGAAAATAGTGAAGCGATTTCCGGATTTGGGCCTAAATTGGATTTTAGATGATGAAAATTTTGAAGAGCAATTGACTAATGTAGAAGCCTCTAAATCAATCGAAAGGACAACGAAAAACAGTATCAAAGCTAATGTGCCGGAAGCTTTAGAATCTGATAAAAGGAGGAATCTCTTAGCTGAGCCCGCACAGCAAAATCTCAAACAGCCTAATAAATCAGTTAAGCCTGCTAAAATGGTAGAGCGGATTGTAATTTTCTATTCGGATGGGACTTTCCAGGAATTTAAACAGGATTCACCATTTTAG
- a CDS encoding TonB-dependent receptor has product MSLVNTDLIAGNDIEIGTNQFTLADRTITGKISDENGLPLPGVSIVLKGSSTGTVSNTDGAYSINIPDTGNPVLVFSFVGYLPKESTIGNQTTLDIQLLVDNKALEEVVVVGYGTQRKRDITSAVSVINMDDIGEVPKSNVTRMLQGQAPGVIIKQKSGTPGQQFEVKVRGISSLGAGSDPLYVIDGFPVGISVGQNLNPNDIETISILKDAASTAIYGARGSNGVVLITTKGAKEGKTSLNVSVDYGIQNVPDSRKTHVLNGPDFAQFKREVFIGRFKIQESNTTHRDPTEEEIPIDFRNPSATKYSTNWFDLILHNNAPYKDVNVTLSSGKGPIKSVVSVGYYKEDGSLQYTGYDRASVRTNLAGQVNKVISMGMNIAGSYSKSNLAQTDGRNAIVGLTLISDPRYPAYDEKGELIPYYNGVGDIFGFPNPLFVLKNFKRNRNIADVLANGYVEFDIGKGFKFRSSLNAKINYNNYKEFSPSTIGLTIATGSAGAPPRIATERDDSEELRNYSADQLLTYNKNFGENHHFDALLGYTAQQETVKGLYGAGNTFPDDLAPYLGNATIRSSNSIERKWTMLAYVARLNYSFKDKYLLSATMRREGSSRFSEGHQFGNFPAASVGWRISEESFMPKANWLTDLKFRASWGKTGNNSYSVSANNNFNINQNITDDGNYASLAFLGLNNYVFNNTLAPGKTVTRFANSDLTWEKSNQLDIGFDLATFNNRLVFTVEYYKKITDDMLLGYNIPAVSGFTTTLKNLGKVQNQGVEVAINYRIKVGQVNFRTNGNITFNRNKVLAIRGNNDFILQGSQYGGYNIQQVGRPIGMIFGYRKLGIFNTKEEILASPTQDGAIPGAMKFADLHGAANGGPDGIVSYDTKDMTEIGNPNPKFNWAWTVGADYKRFDVSVLLMGAYKFDIYRNIEASTMNMDGVFNVLEKAKDRWRSPENPGPNPNDKHSQGGTDYFKWSRESSERYVYDGTHMWVKNVTIGYTLPKLEGILSDARIFINAANLLLVTKYPGSNPDAGVRGGTELNNDDESYPIPRTFSAGIKVNF; this is encoded by the coding sequence ATGTCTCTTGTAAATACTGATCTGATTGCCGGTAATGATATAGAAATAGGTACAAACCAATTTACACTGGCTGATCGTACCATAACTGGTAAAATAAGCGATGAAAATGGCTTGCCACTTCCGGGTGTAAGCATAGTATTGAAGGGAAGTAGTACTGGAACTGTGTCGAATACTGATGGGGCTTATTCTATAAATATTCCTGATACTGGAAATCCGGTTTTAGTCTTCTCATTTGTTGGATATTTACCAAAAGAATCAACGATAGGAAATCAAACAACGTTAGATATTCAGCTTTTAGTTGATAATAAGGCACTTGAAGAAGTAGTAGTAGTAGGGTATGGTACCCAACGAAAACGAGATATAACATCGGCAGTTTCTGTTATCAATATGGATGATATTGGAGAAGTACCAAAATCCAACGTAACCAGGATGCTACAGGGTCAGGCTCCGGGTGTAATTATAAAACAAAAAAGCGGCACGCCGGGCCAGCAGTTCGAAGTTAAAGTCAGAGGTATTAGTTCACTTGGAGCAGGCAGTGATCCGCTTTATGTAATAGATGGATTTCCGGTTGGTATTTCTGTGGGGCAGAACTTAAATCCCAATGATATTGAAACAATTTCTATTTTGAAAGATGCTGCTTCAACAGCAATTTACGGAGCGCGAGGATCAAATGGTGTGGTATTGATTACAACCAAAGGTGCCAAGGAAGGGAAAACAAGTTTAAATGTTTCGGTAGATTATGGTATTCAGAATGTACCTGATTCAAGAAAAACACATGTTTTGAACGGACCTGATTTTGCGCAGTTTAAAAGGGAAGTTTTTATTGGCAGATTTAAAATTCAGGAAAGCAATACTACTCACAGGGATCCAACCGAGGAAGAAATACCAATTGATTTCCGCAATCCATCAGCTACCAAATATTCAACTAATTGGTTCGATCTTATTCTACATAACAATGCCCCTTATAAGGATGTAAACGTGACACTATCATCGGGAAAAGGGCCGATCAAATCTGTGGTTTCAGTTGGTTATTATAAAGAAGACGGATCTCTTCAATATACTGGCTACGACCGAGCATCTGTAAGAACAAATTTGGCAGGACAGGTTAATAAAGTAATTTCTATGGGTATGAACATCGCCGGAAGTTATTCTAAATCAAACCTTGCCCAGACTGACGGACGAAATGCCATTGTCGGATTAACACTGATCAGTGATCCGCGCTATCCGGCTTACGATGAAAAAGGGGAGCTAATCCCTTATTATAATGGTGTTGGAGATATTTTCGGTTTTCCAAATCCATTATTTGTATTAAAAAACTTCAAACGCAATCGTAACATTGCCGACGTACTGGCAAACGGATATGTAGAATTTGATATCGGCAAAGGATTTAAATTCCGGTCATCCCTTAACGCCAAGATCAATTATAACAATTATAAGGAATTTTCTCCTTCTACTATCGGGCTCACCATAGCAACCGGAAGTGCAGGAGCACCACCGAGAATTGCTACAGAACGTGATGACTCAGAAGAGTTAAGAAATTATTCCGCGGATCAGCTCCTTACTTATAACAAGAATTTTGGTGAAAATCATCATTTCGACGCGCTTCTTGGTTATACAGCCCAGCAGGAAACGGTTAAAGGACTTTATGGAGCCGGCAATACTTTTCCGGATGACCTGGCTCCGTATCTTGGCAATGCAACCATTCGCTCTTCTAATTCTATTGAAAGAAAATGGACCATGCTAGCTTATGTAGCCCGTTTGAATTATTCCTTCAAGGATAAATACCTGCTTTCGGCAACAATGCGGCGTGAAGGCAGTTCCAGGTTTAGTGAGGGGCATCAGTTTGGAAATTTTCCTGCGGCCTCTGTTGGCTGGAGAATATCGGAAGAATCTTTTATGCCAAAAGCTAACTGGCTCACTGATTTAAAATTTAGAGCAAGCTGGGGAAAAACAGGTAATAACAGTTATTCTGTGAGTGCCAATAATAACTTCAACATTAATCAGAATATTACGGACGATGGAAATTACGCTAGTTTGGCTTTTTTAGGTTTAAACAATTATGTTTTTAATAATACACTGGCTCCAGGAAAAACTGTTACCCGTTTTGCAAATTCTGATTTAACATGGGAAAAATCAAATCAGCTAGATATTGGGTTTGACCTGGCAACATTTAATAACAGACTGGTTTTTACGGTAGAATATTACAAGAAGATTACCGATGATATGTTACTTGGTTACAACATACCAGCGGTATCGGGGTTTACCACAACCCTAAAAAACCTGGGTAAAGTTCAGAATCAGGGAGTTGAAGTAGCTATCAATTATCGTATTAAGGTGGGTCAGGTTAATTTCAGAACCAACGGTAACATTACGTTCAACAGAAATAAAGTACTTGCCATCAGAGGAAATAATGATTTCATATTACAGGGAAGTCAATATGGTGGATATAATATCCAGCAGGTTGGCAGGCCCATAGGAATGATATTCGGATATCGCAAGTTGGGAATATTTAACACAAAAGAAGAGATCCTAGCTTCCCCGACACAGGACGGAGCAATTCCCGGTGCAATGAAATTTGCGGATTTACATGGAGCGGCCAATGGCGGACCCGACGGAATCGTTTCTTATGATACCAAAGACATGACAGAGATTGGCAACCCAAATCCTAAATTCAACTGGGCCTGGACCGTAGGTGCGGATTACAAAAGATTTGATGTAAGTGTGCTGTTGATGGGTGCGTACAAATTCGATATTTACCGGAATATAGAAGCTTCCACAATGAATATGGATGGCGTATTCAACGTACTGGAAAAAGCCAAAGACAGATGGAGATCTCCTGAAAATCCCGGACCAAATCCTAACGACAAACATTCACAGGGCGGAACAGATTATTTCAAATGGTCAAGAGAGAGCAGCGAACGTTACGTTTATGACGGAACACATATGTGGGTGAAGAATGTAACGATTGGATATACACTTCCTAAACTGGAAGGAATTTTGTCGGATGCCAGAATTTTCATTAATGCCGCTAACCTGCTGCTGGTAACCAAGTATCCTGGCAGTAATCCTGATGCAGGCGTAAGAGGTGGAACAGAGTTGAATAATGATGATGAGTCATATCCGATTCCCAGAACATTCTCGGCAGGTATAAAAGTTAACTTCTAA
- a CDS encoding 2,3,4,5-tetrahydropyridine-2,6-dicarboxylate N-succinyltransferase, with translation MNFDIQIESIWSNRELLKEKSSIDLITNIIEEVDKGRLRVAEPQADGSWKVNEALKKAIILYFPIQQMVVSEVGIFEYHDKMKLKTGYDKLGVRVVPPAVARYGSYISKGVILMPSYVNIGAYIDEGTMVDTWATVGSCAQIGKNVHLSGGVGIGGVLEPVQASPVIIEDGAFIGSRCIVVEGAHIGKRAVLGAGVVITGSSKIIDVTGSEPVEYRGYVPADSVVIPGSIPKEFASGTYHVPCALIIGKRKASTDLKTSLNEALRDNHVAV, from the coding sequence ATGAATTTTGATATTCAGATCGAATCAATCTGGTCTAACCGGGAATTATTGAAGGAAAAGTCATCTATTGATCTCATTACAAATATTATTGAAGAAGTAGACAAAGGACGGTTAAGAGTAGCCGAACCACAAGCTGATGGTAGCTGGAAAGTCAATGAAGCTTTAAAAAAAGCAATCATATTATACTTCCCAATTCAACAGATGGTGGTAAGTGAAGTTGGGATATTTGAATATCACGACAAAATGAAATTAAAAACCGGATATGATAAATTAGGAGTCAGGGTCGTTCCACCAGCTGTGGCGCGTTACGGATCTTATATATCAAAAGGAGTAATACTAATGCCTTCATATGTAAATATTGGCGCATATATTGATGAAGGAACTATGGTTGACACCTGGGCTACGGTAGGAAGCTGTGCACAAATTGGAAAAAATGTACATTTAAGCGGTGGCGTTGGAATAGGAGGTGTGCTTGAACCCGTTCAGGCTTCACCGGTAATCATTGAAGATGGTGCATTTATTGGTTCAAGATGCATTGTCGTTGAAGGAGCACATATTGGTAAAAGAGCTGTTTTAGGTGCTGGTGTAGTAATTACAGGCAGTTCCAAGATTATAGACGTAACAGGTTCAGAGCCAGTTGAGTACAGAGGATATGTTCCTGCTGATTCTGTGGTAATTCCAGGATCTATTCCAAAGGAGTTTGCTTCGGGAACCTATCATGTACCCTGCGCACTGATTATAGGTAAGAGAAAAGCGAGCACCGATCTTAAAACCTCATTAAATGAAGCGCTACGTGACAATCATGTAGCGGTTTAA